The Paroedura picta isolate Pp20150507F chromosome 6, Ppicta_v3.0, whole genome shotgun sequence genome segment gcccagcgCCGCCGCCCGGCCccttccgccgccgccgccgccgccgcgacgCCCCTAGCGGCCGCCCCGCCCGGCCCagcccggcccagcccagccaggcgccccgccccaccccggaGGGCcacgccaggccaggccaggccgcaGGAGAAGCGCGGGGGGACCgggggggaccgggggggggtctGCATCCCTCGGGGTCCGCGGccgaacaccccccccctccccaggggaaACCCTCAGGCGCTTTCAAGGGGCAGCCGGGCTGGGCCGACCCaacccaggaaccccctgccctgccctgccctgccctgccctgccctgccctccgaCGAGCGGGTCCCttgccccctccacccccccccggcccctgggTAAGGAGGAAGCGCGAGCTGAAGCGAATAGCGGCACAAGCCCCGCCACGAGGCAGAAACTGCCCTAATTAAGGAAATACCCCCAATcctctaaccagggctgatcccgCGTGGAGCCTCTAGGGCCCCTTCCGACTCGAGGGTACAGGgtgaaggggcctccaggggcatctagtccagccccccaaaCCATGCAGGACTCACCAGTGCCACCCCACCGACACTCAGCCCGATTTTAAACCCATGTGATCCCGCCACctcacccaaaatctccagaacccagcctggcctggagggaattcacctgccaccccacagcagattccctgggtctgcaaggaaggaagggccacaagaggcaaacccgggcacgtcccttcctgcccacccactctcaatcgaagttcacagaatcagcgtttctgtcagaggactatccagcttctgcttaaaaccTCTGCCGGACCACCCTGCAGCTCCCAGGCCAGCCCACCCTCGGCTGCTCTCATGCTCCCCCCACAACCTCCCACCTTTTACGCAAGCTGGAGTGACAACTTTGTCCATTCTTCCTCCAGCCTCGAGATAAGGACGGCTGAACTCCAGCTACAACCTAAACACAGCTTCTGTGCATGAGCTTCTCCAAGACCACATTCCAGCGAGGGGCAGGctgctttctctgcctgggaAGATCCCAAGACATAGGACAGGCCCTATGCAGAATTATAGGCAATCCCTCATAACTGTTCAGTCAGAAGGCTGCAGTCATTGTCTTTCCCACCAGGCCATCAGTTCttagtgtttttgtttgtgtgtcgTGGCAAACCCTTAAATTCATTATTTTTATGGTGTTGTCGAGAGGCGAGAACATGAGATGTGAGGTTTGTTCAGTCTTGTCCCTCCATGAGGCTCCACTGAAAACCAGCCGGGTCTGACTCTTAGCCAGGCCTTTTTGCTTCTCCCTCGAGATGCCACACCGAGTGTTCAGAAGAAAGGGGTGCGGACAGATGGCCCCAGGGGCTGAGAACCACAGAGAAGAGGGGCAATTCCGGCCCCTGCTGCCTTCAGAGGAAGTGAGGCCACACACAAGGTGCTTCTAGCGCAAATAAGGTGTTCAGGATTCTCCTCAGGGCTGTGCTGCTGCCTCTACTGGATCACTCAGTGGGCCGatgccctcctcacagggttgcCCGTCTCtgagtggtggctggagacctcctggggtAACAACTGATCTGCAGGGGGCCGaggtcagatcccctggagaaaaggagcatCCTGGAAGGGGGACGCTAGGGCATTTTGCCCCCATGAAGTCCCTCCAGcttggcctctcatctggagagctgggcttgattccccgttcctcctccacctgctggGTGGCCCTTGTCTGCGTGGCCTGGGCATCCCCCCTGAGGGGCACTTGGGGCCAGCGACGGcccggggcggggtgggggtgggggggatccacGCGGTCCTGCCCGCGAGGAAGGGGTTAAGAAGAGAGCctggctgaggcatgctgggagCTGCAGTCCTGCCTCGCCCTTCCTGCGCGCGGCGCGGCCGGAGTCGCCccgggtgagtgggggggggggggtcccgggcGGGAGCTCCAAGGGCGGCGTGCTGCGCGCGGGGTCCCGCCTGGCTGCGGCCGGTGCGTGCCGTCGGCTGAGGGTGCCGAGAAGGAAGTGCGGGTCGGGGCGCTTTTCAACCTGTCCGATGTCTGCAGGCCGCTCTTGTGACGAATCCCCGATCGGTTTCCCCTTGAAGCCAGCCGGGCAGCCCGGTCCGAGCCTTGCCAGCGGAGGCTGCGCCCAGAGGGCTCTCCCGCCCCCCTGTGGAACTCCGGACTCGGCGGGGAACAGCAAAGCCAAAGCAACGGGAGCGCCAGCGGCACCCCTGAGACCAACTCAGGTATATGAGCGCCGGAGTGCGGGCCGCTTCCCCCAGATGCAGCGGGCATTGTCCCCACGAAAGCTCAAAGGGGCCCCTGGACGCCgcttcagacaaacacggctGCCCCCCTGAGGATTTCTATCGGGGCCCCACCGTCCCCCGCAGATCATGTGgaagatggagggggagggaaagcacaGAGACCAGACCCGGCCACAGAAGAAGATACCCTGACAAGCAGTCCGACAGCCGCGTTCCTCAGGAACTGCTTCATAGATGGCAGAAAGACACCTGTTTCTGACAGGTGCTAGCCACTAGTCTACCAGAGGAGTGCTGTATCTTTCAATAGATGCAtaattaaaaagaacaaaatgaatgGGGAATCCTCGtcttttctcttttcccttctaGGATGCTTGCTGGGATGTctctgtgcagaacatggttcaGTCATTGTTGTGGCCCACGCTGCTCGCTTTCTTTCCTTGCAAAGAGAATTTTGCATTTGGCAGACCTGAATTCTTTTCAGCACAGCTCTTTGCAAAATGCAGTCGCTTCTGTTCTGGTCACGAACTGGGCAAGGCGCTATCACCAGACCTCCAGAACGCTGTGGGACCATGAAGCCCTGCAGAAATATCTGCAGACTTTAAGCCAAGAGTGTCAGAGGATTACTCAGTTGCTGGATGACTGTTCTTTGAGTGAACACCGTCGGAAGGCTCTGGCTAAGAGACACACCGAACTATCCCCGCTTGCTGAGATAtttgaagaaacagaaaaggcaaaAAACGAGATCCAGGATTTGGAGGCCCTGTGTGCAAGTAGGTAAAGCATGTGTTTTGCACCATCTACCTTTAGAAAAGGGATGTtcaggtcctcctcctcctcttctttttaattccaTAGCATGGAGCAcgagtccccaatctttttgagcctgcaaacCTGCAACATAGTGCAATATGGCTTCCAAAGGATGTGGACCCAGCCACAAAACGaggccacagcttaccttcagccacCTGGCAAAAATCTTCGTGCTGTGGTTGCAGCTGCCTCCACCATCACAACTGAGGAAAACTGGGGGGAAGCCCCTCCAAGGTGGAAaagcagaagcaggcagtggcaaacgaACCCTGCTTGTCTGGTGCCTGGAAAATCCGGTGGGGTCCCCTTAAggcagctgcaacttgacggcagtTCCCACCGTCACTGCTAGGAAGAACTGGAATTAAATTTTTCAGGGTGTTACTGTATGACAATAGACACCATTTGGGATCCTGGGCTCTCCTTTAATCCCTGATCAGAACTATGTGGATTAGTTTGAATCCTTTTCTGTTGGAGCTGCCACTGtcctttccatttttttcctattCTCTTCCTTTGCACAGATGACCTTCTTGCTGAAAGCTAGGCAAGGAAAGTCATCAGAGGTGGGTGCAGGAGACATCCGGCTGTTTCGTTTCCTGCTGTCATTGCTTGTCCAGGTCACTAGGAGAAtccttaaccgctcctgcggagcatccttaaccgctcctgcggagcagattaaataaaagggcaagggcaccttgggaggagttagggcgggacctgtctgagataaaaactcggaggggcccaatcaggctcctgattgggcccctccgagtgccacttgggggccaagtggccgattgggaggcgcgcatagctcgcctccctattggccacttggcccaccctggACTGGCCACACAGATGGTTTGCCGCTGGACCATCGCCCTTAGCTGAGGAGAGGGAGTCcgtgaaaggagcagggccgccgcattgCAGACACCGGTACCgccatccgtccgtccatccgcccacccatccccatctaACGCCCCCAACCCCCACTTCAAGACccggcctcccaccctcccttccctgcgCCCGCCTGCCCCCTCGGCCGCCCGCCCCCTCGCCCTGATGTACCCTTCCAGGTGCCCACCTCTTTGCGGCCCGTCCAGCCCGCGGCCAAACACAGCAGCGGACAGCCCGCGCGACTCTCCCGGCCGCCTCCATCAAGCGCGACTAAACCACGCATGCTCACAAGTCTGTGCATGCCTGGTTGCTATCCCCCATGCCCGCCCCCCGCTCCGCAGATATGCCAGGCATGCGCTGAGTCTGGCGCATGCCTGCTTCCGTCCCCATCACCACCCACACCCACCCTCTCCTCGCCCAGCAGCAGACCAAGCCGGTGCCAGCCACTACGCTTGCCGCCCACCTCCCTGCGAGCGGCGCGTGGCCTGCCAGGCCCAGCTTGGAGGTAGGCGGCCCCACGGCGCCGGAAGGGTAGCCGGTGCCACCGGAGatgcccccagccccccccacagccagcctccgctgcggggggagggggccaggtggACACCTGCCCCGACCACCATATGAGCCCAGCTAACGCCCACTGTATTAACAGCacagcgggcttactttctagtcatagaataatagagttggaagggaagtcctgggtcatctagtccaaccccctgtactatgcaagacactcccaaccctctcgctcctccactgtcacctgccacccccttgagctttcatagaatcagcctctctgtcagatggctatctagcctctgttttaaaatttccaaagatggagaacccactaccttctcaggaagcctgttcccctgagaaaccgccctgattgtcaggaacttcttccgtagatttagatggaatttcttttgcattaatttcatcccattggttctggttcatccctttggggcaagagagaacaactctgctccatcttttacatggcagccttttaagtacttgaagatggttatcagatcccctctcagtcgtctcctctccaggctaaacagaccaagctcccccaacctttcttcataggtcttggtctccaaacccctcaccatctttgttgcccccctctggacatgctccagtttgtctacatctctctacAGCTGGGGTGCcgaaaactgaatacagtactccatgtagaagaagaagagttggttcttatatgccacttttctctacccaaaggaagctcaaagcggctttcagtcgccttcccttttatctccccacaacagacaccctgtgaggtgggtgaggctgaaagagcccagatattactgaagaaaaagagttgattcgtatatgccgcttttctctacctgaaggaggctcaaagcggcttacattcaccttccctttcctctccccacaacagagggagaggaagctgtgagggaggggaggctgacagagccctgatatcacttctcggtcagaacagttttaacagcagaacagttttaacagaacagtcagaacagctgtgactggcccaaggtcacccagctggctgcatgtgggggagtgcagaatcgaacatggctcaccagattagaattctgcactcctaaccactacaccaaactggctctttgatgctacagtaaagcagtaccatcacctgccatgatctggacatgatcgtttgatacaacccaaaagaCAACATGGACACTCTTGCACAGTGTAAACAGCAGCATGGTGGTGTCTAGTTGCctggaaaataaattaaataaatccagtttgttgtagtggttagcactgataaaactgttctgactgagcaatgatatcagcgctctctcagcctcacccaccccacagggtgtctgttgtggggagaggaagggaaggagactgaaagctgctttgagcctccttcgggtagggaaaagcggcatataagaaccaactcttcttcttcttcttcaaaatgagcAATAATATGGTTAGCCTTctatggaaaaggaaagaaaggaagagtcTGTTATTCTGTGCTCCAGCCCCTGGTCTATTTGTATGTTTGGGACATATTTTTGGCTTTCTCTTCTAGCAGAAGATAAAACATCAGTGGCCAAATCTATTTCATAATTCTCTTTGGAGGTCTTTTGTCTCTTTCCAGAACTGTGTTGTGTAAACCTTGAGTGTAAACCCCAGCCACATAGTCGCCAGGCAAAGGCAGCGCATGCATTTAGGAAGGGTGGGCAAAAACGTAATAACAGGGGCAAGAGGGTTGATGTGGCAGATTTGCTTTGAATGAAATGAAACTCCCCTCAGCGTTTGCTTCTGCCGTTGACATTAGAGTTAAACACAACAGAAGAGAGACAACTGCTAGAACTTGCTctggaggagaaggaagctgTTGGCCAGAGAATCAACGCTCTGTGGCGAAAGGTGAGCAATGATGGGGTCAGAAAAGGcagtaatttgtttatttatttattagatttttatcccgccctcctatacggctcagggcggttcacagaaagcattgcaggagtaatacatggaacagtctaaaCGCATAAcgcagtcataaataacatatcagtTACCTTGCGTGGTATTCAGATCCTTGTACATTTGGAAGAGCTGTCCTGTGTGCACAAAACCCTTGGACACCTTGATCCCAAGGTATGTGGGGAAACCCAGGAGACACATGGGTACAAAGGACAGGTCCACAGGACTGTGCAAGCTTGCCCCTGCTGGTGGCTTGCCAGCCGGGAGCACGAGGCCTGTTTGATGGAGTGCTCTGTGGAGTATTTCTGGGCACTGAATCTTTCTGCCAGGCCAGCAGGTCATGAGGAAGAGCCAGGGGTGGTGATGATGTGCAGGTAAGATCACAATGCTTTGCCCAGGGAGGTCCAGAAGGCTCCCacttagggttgggcgcttcggtgcccgacgcagccagcacccAATCCGACATCTCACTCCCTGGCCTATGCACAGACTGTGCAAAACTCAAcgattcaagagggcttttttgCACAGGCAGTCAGGTTTGCACTGCACAAAATGATTCCTAAAGTTCGTTAGACAAACTCTTAGGGACTGTGATCTGGGGAATGTGGCCCGTTAACATTTATGCTACGCTtcagttcctttttaaaaaagatttctggttggttccaaATAATGCACCATGGGTTGACCATCCCATCCAGCCGGCTGCCTTGAAGCCCAGTGAGATGGGTGGACTGTAAATGCAATAATTAAACACGGCCCCGAGACGTCATGgtgaggggcagtctataaattaagTGAACAGCAGAGTAACGAAGTGGATTAAGACAGGATGTGGGGATTCAGGCACGAAATGATTCAGGCAGCAAATGATCGACATGCAGCACAGGGCAAGTAAATCAGACTGACGAGGCTGCTTCCCACCTAGTCTCTCTTACCGAACTCATACCCCATTTCCtgcctgttatcagatgtcgacccctatatttcatatcgggaggcacttttcgctctggccgccaggaagatctgagccaaagTATTAttacaggagtctccaccttgatacaccattttatctctcttattgtaactcagtagcccatgcttacaattttatgtatgcaatattggagaaatattgttttattcgtatttgtaccctattgttttaattatgctttgtaatggcctttagctatatacaataaatgttatcgtattgtGTCGTACCTAGTCTCTCTCTGGGCTTCCGTGGCCAAGGGCAGGCAAAGGCCCGCTGACCGGCAGAGTGTGGGGGAAGGAGCAGCTGCCTCCAGCAGGACTCCTGACACATGGGAGTTTCTGTTCCTTTCGttttttaggacaggggtagtcaacctgtggtcctacagatgtccatggacttcagttcccatgagcccctgacagcgaatgctggcaggggctcatggcaattgtagtccatggacatctggaggaccataggtttgactacccctgttttaggaatCCTGCCATCAAGGCTTTTTGGCTGAAGTGCCTTCCATTGCACCCAGAGAGAGCAGGAGTTAGgtacccctccccaaagccccctcctctcccctagCTGTATCTCCTTCTGAGCTGGTTGTCCTTCTTGCCCACTCCCTCAAGCCTTTGGTGAGGCCTGGGGCATGCCCAGTGGCCTCCCTCTGCCAGAAGCCCCGTGGGCCCGTGCCCAAGCCCATCAGGGACCAATAGTGCCTGCTGAGGAATTTCCACCCATcgctccctttccccgcccccagAGTGGAGCTTACTGACAGCTGATTCATCAGATATCTCCTTCCATGCAGTTTCAGATGAGATGAAAATTGGCATGCATTTTCCCGTGGTTTTGGACCTTCTGATTTGTGTTGTTTTTCCAGCTTTTCCAGGTCTTGCTACCCAGAGAGAAATATGACAGCTGTGACGCTGTCCTAGAAGTGACGTCTGGGAGGACAACTGGAGGTCAGCAAAAGTGCCCTCACCAAGGGCTGCTACAAACCACCTTCCGGGCTTCGTAGGAGTTTGTTTCACATTCTGATTTGACAGCCGATTTGTTCAAAATTGTCACCATTATTGCGAAGTCTGTGGgtgcagaactccagaatccccccCAGCTGCCCCAAAGCTTCACTGTCCCAGACCTgcgagcgctggcaggggctcatgggaattgtagtccatggacatctggagggccgcactttgactagtCTGCCTTCTACTTctgccttgtggctaagagccccTCATGGCCTTGGCTCCATCTGTTTCTCTGACATCCTCTTAAGCTGCCTATGCTTGCAgctaccaccacttcctgcggcaggGAGTCCCACGGGTTAGTGGCCCCGGGTGAAGAAGGACTCCCTTTGATCTGCTCTCAGCCCCCAGCTTATGGATTTCATGGAGTGCCCTCCAGTTCTTGCATTGTCATTGGATGGAGaccagggttgccatggggaggCAGGCAAGGCCAAGCCTCTCTCACGCTGACCaggaaggcccaggctagcctgaccttacCAGATCCTGGAAGTGAATCATGTCTGGCCCTGGTTTGCCTTTTGAGGCAGTCCAGGGTTCCTGgcagaggtaggcagtggcaaaccacctctgaacatctcttgccttgcagcGTTGCCATGAGCCACCTGCCGCtggacagcacttcacacacacacacacacaattaactcAGAGGGGGAAAGCACACGCAAAACAAAACTGTCTTTCCCAGCCAGCTCAGAATGTTGAGAGCAGATTAGAGtcaggtaatgggggggggggggggcaatggacaAAGACTCTCGGTGGCAAATGGAGGCAAACTCCCCTCACAACGTTAGCAGCCTGGGATGGAGGGGAAACCAGTGTGTGTCATTAGAGGTGCATTCCCAagtgctccctccccacccaactcTCCAGTGTGTGCTCCTTGGGAGGAAGGAATGTCTGACTTGTGCCTCAGACGATGCTAAGTCAGGGCCGGGCTTGTTTGTTGGGCCTTGAACCTCAACTTCCAGGCTGCAGACTGACCTACGGTTGCTCCAGGCCTGGCActcagcagtggggaggggaacgCCCCCTTCGCTTGATCAGGCGAACAGCACACTGGATCGCAGGTCACAAAAACAGGGAAAGGCTTATGGTCATGCGGAGGTGGGGGACTCCTGGGGGACACAGGAAAATGTTGGCTTCTTAACAGCCTGCTGCCTGCTACTGAGCATATTCATTGTTTTCAATGCTGAGGGCAGTTGAAGAAATTAGTGATACCTAAACCGGCTTGCTGTAGCTCCTGAGAGCTTGCCCTTTCCTGAGAGGGGAGGGAATTTCCAAACTGTGTTTCCTCCCCCCAAATAGACACCAGGAATCCTCACAGGGCTGCAGTTCTTCTCCATGACATTTATCTGAAGCAGATTACTGACTTCAGGATGGTACAATCGGTACGCTTCTCCTACTGACAATCTCAAGACGATTCTTTGTGTTTCAGGTGACATTTGCCAGCAGTTTACGCAAGAAGTGTTTGAGATGTACCAGGGCTATGCCAGGTTCAAGGGCTGGACCTTTGAGACTCTGAATTACAGTGCCACTGGCTACGGTATGTTCTTGCCGGGCGTGTAGCGGGCTTCCAGGATTGCCTCTTGGCTGCATTTTCCAATGTGTAACGTGCTGCTTTCCTTGAAAGGCGGGATACACCACGCAGCTGCCCGTATTTCGGGGGACAATGTCTACAGGCACTTGAAATACGAAGGGGGGATGCACAGGGTGCAGAGGATCCCTGAGACCGGCTTATCGTCAAGAATGCAGCGAATCCATACTGGGACCATGTCTGTGATTGTCTTCCCCCAGGTAGAAGAGGTAAATCTTGGCCGAAAAGTACAGCAGGCGTGGGATGGGTGTCTGGCTTCTAATAAGGCAGCCTGTTCTTTGTATATGTGCCTTTGTTGCAAGGTATCGTGTCTGCATGTTGCCATTTTGGAAGGGCCCTTGCTTATGGTTGACTCTGTTCAGCATGtaaccgtccccccccccaggcagggggaggggggtgggcagagcCACAAAAGGGGTTGCAgtagcttcccttcagtcacacgATGAGGACCCttatttcatttgttcatttgttagatttttataccgccctttgatatagctcagggtggtttacatctaATGCCGCAGGGTAATACGTGGAACCACCTAAGCATCTAACATCctcagaaataacatcaacaatgaCCCAACAGTGGCTCTAAGTTAACAGAATTTCAGTGGTTTCGATCGACAATAATCGACAACTTA includes the following:
- the MTRF1 gene encoding peptide chain release factor 1, mitochondrial, with protein sequence MLAGMSLCRTWFSHCCGPRCSLSFLAKRILHLADLNSFQHSSLQNAVASVLVTNWARRYHQTSRTLWDHEALQKYLQTLSQECQRITQLLDDCSLSEHRRKALAKRHTELSPLAEIFEETEKAKNEIQDLEALCAKLNTTEERQLLELALEEKEAVGQRINALWRKLFQVLLPREKYDSCDAVLEVTSGRTTGGDICQQFTQEVFEMYQGYARFKGWTFETLNYSATGYGGIHHAAARISGDNVYRHLKYEGGMHRVQRIPETGLSSRMQRIHTGTMSVIVFPQVEEVTINVDPRDLRIDTFRARGAGGQHVNTTDSAVRIVHIPTGITVECQQDRSQLLNKETALRTLQEKLYRQAIDKELSERSSARKLQLGTRAQSERIRTYNFNQDRVTDHRISYEARDIKEFLCGGEQLDDLISRLLEVAEIESLTEHLEQNCKLLRGDS